Within Xanthomonas theicola, the genomic segment CGCTGGCCGTCCGGATCGGACAGCTCGACCTGTGCGCTGGCGCGCTGGCCGCGGTCGCTGACGGTCATCGACGACAGCCGGTAGCCCTGGCTTTCCGGCGCGTCCTGCATCATCGCCTGCAGGTCGGCGTCGTTGACCACGCGTTGCTGTTCGCACAGCGCCTTGAACGTGTCGAACGCCAGGTTCAGTTCGGCTTCTTCCAGCACGTAGCCCAGCGCGCGCAGGCGCTGCTCGACCGCGGCGCGGCCGCTGTGGCGGCCCAGCACCATCTGCGAGGACTCCCAGCCCACGTCTTCCGGGCGCATGATCTCGTAGGTGCCGCGGTGGCGCAGCATGCCGTGCTGGTGGATGCCCGACTCGTGGGCGAAGGCGTTGCCGCCGACGATCGCCTTGTTGCGCTGCACCGGCATGCCGACCAGCCGCTGCAGCAGCTGCGAGCTGGCGACGATGCGCTGGGTGTTGATCGCGGTGTCGATCGCGTAGAACGCGTTGCGCACCTTCAGCGCCATCGCGATCTCTTCCAGCGCGCAGTTGCCGGCGCGCTCGCCGATGCCGTTGATGGTGCATTCCACCTGCCGCGCGCCGCCTTCCACCGCGGCCAGCGAGTTGGCCACGGCCAGGCCCAGGTCGTTGTGGCAGTGGGTGCTGAAGATCACCCGCTCGGCGCCGGGCACGCTGGCGATCAGCCGCGCGAACAGGCCGCGGATCTCTTCCGGGGTGGTGAAGCCGACCGTGTCGGGCAAGTTGATGGTGGTGGCGCCGGCGGCGATCGCCACCGTGGTCACCTCGGCCAGGAAATTCTCTTCGGTGCGGGTGGCGTCCTCGGCCGAGAACTCCACGTCGTCCACGTACTGGCGCGCCAGCGACACGTGCTTGCGGACCGATTCCAGCACCTGCTCGCGGCTCATCCGCAGCTTGTGTTCGCGGTGCAGCGGGCTGGTCGACAGGAACACGTGCAGGCGCGGCCTGGCCGCCGCCTCCAGCGCACGCGCCGAGGTCTGGATGTCGGTGGCCAGGCAGCGCGACAGCACCGCCAGGGTCGGCTCGCGCAGTTCGCGGCCGATCAGCGCCATCGCCTCGCGGTCGGATTGCGAGCTGGCCGGGAAGCCGGTCTCGATGACGTCCACGCCCAGCTCGGCCAGGGCGCGCGCCATGACCAGCTTCTGCGGCGGGGTCATGCTGCAGCCGGGGGATTGCTCGCCGTCGCGCAGGGTGGTGTCGAAGATGCGGATGCGGGGGGTCTGGGAAGAAGCAGAAGTGTTCACCAGATGGTTTCCTCTACGGCGGCGGTGGCTGGCGGATGGGGGAGCGGGGAAGCGGGGCGGGCGGGAGCGGGCGGGGCGGCGGCACGTTGGTTGCGAAGTCGCTCGGCACTGCGGCGGCGCGGCTTGCGCGGCGCGCGCGGGCGCACCTCCGACAGCAGCGTCGCCAGCATGCCGGCGTCGATGTTGCCACCGGACACCACCGCGCACTTGCGCTTGCCGGCGACGCGGCGGCCGGCCGCCAGGGCCAGCGCGCCGGCGCCCTCGGCGATGACGTGCTCCTCCAGCGCCAGGCGGACCAGCGTTTCGCGCAGTTCCGCCTCGCGCACGATCACCACGTCGTCGAGTAGGCTGGCGCACAGCCGGCGGGTGACGAACCCGGGGATTTTAACCTTGACGCCGTCGGCCAGGGTGGGCAACGGGTCGATCGCGCGGAGATCGCCGCGGATCGCCCGCGCCATCGAATCCACGCCCTCGACCTGCGCGCCGACGATGCGCACGCCCTGCGAGCGCAGCGCCAGGGCCACCCCGGCGGCCAGGCCGCCGCCGCCGATCGGCACGATCACCACGTCCGGGGCGTGCGCGGCCAGCTCGATGCCGACCGTGCCCTGGCCGGCGATCACGTCCGGGTCGTCGAACGCGGACAGGAAGCGGTAGCCGTTCTGCTCGGCCAGGTCGCGGGCGAAGCCGTAGGCCTCGTCGTAGCTGTTGCCGTGCTGGCGCACGGTGGCGCCCCAGTGCGCGACGCCGGCGATCTTGGTCTGCGGCGCGCCGTGCGGCATCACCGTGATCGCCTGCGCGCCCAGCCGATGCGCCGCCCAGGCCACGCCCTGCGCGTGGTTGCCGGCCGAGGCGCAGATGATGGTGCGCTCGTCGCCGCGCTCCAGCCCGGCCAGCAGCGCATTCAGCGCGCCGCGCACCTTGTAGGATCCGGTGCGCTGCAGGTTCTCCAGCTTCAGCCACACGCCGAAGCGCTCGGCGTAGTGCAGCGGCGTCGGCGGCAGGTAGCGGCGCAGCCGCGCCTGCGCGGCCAGCACGTCGGCGACGCTGACCGCTACGTCGCCTACGTCCGGTTCCTTGGGGGCGGGACGGCCGCGGTCAGGCATGGGGCTGCCGCCGGGACTCGGGACTCGGGACTCGGGACCCGGAAAGCGGGTGGGCGCGAAGAAGACTCCTCCGTGGAAGAAGGCGCCTCCGCGCCGTCGCGCGGCGCTGCCGCACGGCCGGCATGAAGCCCGAGACCAGGGAGCTGCCAGCGCCGCCCACGAGTCCCGGGTCCCGAGTCCCAAGTCCCGACCTGTTCATGGCGTCCCATCCAGCGCGGTGACCCGCACCGACTCGCAGTCGTACACCTTCTCCATCTGCAGGCGCAGGCTCTCGCCGGGGCGGCTGCCGTCGACCACCATCTGCAGGTGCCAGCGGCCGGCGTCGTCGGCCACCGGCGCGCCGGTGATCGACAGCGGCGCGAAGCCGCGGCGCTCGGCCATGCCGATCGCGCGCAGCAAGGCGCCTTCGGCCGGCTTCAGCACCAGGTCAAGCTGGTATCGCATGGGGGATCTCCTGGCGCTGGGTCGCGGGGTTGCTCTCCAGCATGGTGCTGTTGGCGGTGTTCGGCGGCACCAGCGGCCACACGTTGGCGCGCGCGTCGATGGCCACGTGCAGCAGCGCCGGGCCCGGCTGCGCCAGCAGGTCGGCCAGGCCGTCCTCGACCTGGCCGCGCGCGGTGATGCGCTTGGCCGGGATGCCGAACACCTGCGCCAGCGCGGCGAAGTCCGGGTTGTCGGACAGGTCGATGGCGCTGTAGCGCTCGGCGAAGAACAGCTCCTGCCACTGCCGCACCATGCCCAACGAACTGTTGTCCAGCAGCACGATCTTCACCGGCAGCCGGCAGCGCGCGATGGTGACCAGCTCCTGCACGTTCATCATGAAACTGCCGTCGCCGCTGACCAGCACCACGGTGCGATCGGGGCAGGCGAACTGCGCGCCCATCGCCGCCGGCAGGCCGAAGCCCATCGTGCCCAGCGCGCCGCTGGTCAGGTGGTTGCGCGGGTGGTTGAAGCGGCAATGCTGGGCCACCCACATCTGATGCTGGCCGACGTCGCAGGCGATCACCGTGTCGGCCGGAGCCAGCTCGCTCAGCCGCTTCAGCAGGCCGGGCGCGTAGATGTCCTCGCCCGGCGCGTCGTAGCGGGCGCCGAACTTCTCGCGATGGCCGACGCAGCGCGCGTGCCAGGCCTCGCAGGTGATGGTGGCCGCGCTCAGCGCGCGCAGCGCCCCGGCCACGTCGCCGGGCACGGCGATGTCGGCATGGCGCAGCTTGGATATCTCGCAGGCATCGGCGTCCAGATGGATGACGCGCGCGAACGGGGCGAACTCGGCCAGCTTGCCGGTGGCGCGGTCGTCGAAGCGCGCACCGACCACGATCAGCAGGTCCGATTCCTGCACCGCCATGTTGGCGGCGCGGGTGCCGTGCATGCCGAGCATGCCCAGGTAGTGCGGATGCCCGTGCGGCAGCGCACCGAGCCCGCGCAGGGTCAGCACGGTGGGAATGCGGGTGGCGTCCACGAACTGGCCGAACGCGTCCACCGCGTCGGCCAGGGCGATGCCGCCGCCGCCGTAGATCACCGGCTTGTCGGCGCCGGCGATCGCCGCCAGCGCCTCGGCCAGCGCCGCGGCGGACGGCGCCGGCGGCGCCGGCACCGCGGCCGGCACATGCTCGGGCAGCTGCGAGGCGTCGGCCAGCTGCACGTCCTTGGGCAGGTCGATCAGCACCGGCCCCGGACGCCCCTCGCGGGCGATGCGGAACGCGTCGCGCACCACCTGCGGCAGGTCTTCCACGCGGCGCACCAGGAAGCTGTGCTTGACGATCGGCAGGGTCAGCCCGAACACGTCCAGTTCCTGGAACGCGTCGGTGCCCAGCAGCGGTGTGGCGACCTGCCCGGTCAGGCAGATCATCGGCACCGAGTCCAGCATCGCGTCGGCGATGCCGGTGACCAGGTTGGAGGCGCCCGGGCCGGACGTGGCGACGCAGACCCCGACCCGCCCGCTGGCGCGGGCGTAGCCGTTGGCGGCCAGCGCCGCGCCCTGCTCGTGGCGGACCAGGATGTGCTTGAGCTGGCTGTCTACCAGCGCGTCGTAGAACGGCATGATGGTGCCGCCCGGATAGCCGAACAGCGTGTCCACGCCTTCGGCTTCCAGGGCCTGCGTCAGCCAGCGCGCGCCGTTGCCGGGCGTGCCGTGAGCGGAGGAGTTCATACGGTGGCGACCTTTCGGTGGAAACGGGTGGGGGAAGGGCGGGTTACGCGGCCTGCTGGCCGGTCGCGGTCGGCTTGGCGGCGGCTTGGTCGTTCAGCCAGACCATCTTGGCGCGCAACTGCTTGCCGACCACTTCGATCGGGTGCTCCAGGTCGGCCTGCTTGAACTTGCTGTAGTTCGGCAGGCCGGCGTCGTACTCGGCGACCCAGTTCTTGGTGAAGGTACCGTTCTGGATGTCGGTCAGCACGTCGCGCATGCGCTGCTTGGTGGCGGCGTCGATGACCCGTGGGCCGCTGACGTAGTCGCCGTACTGCGCGGTCTCGGAGACGAATTCGAGCATGCGGGCGATGCCGCCTTCGTAGAACAGGTCCACGATCAGCTTCAGTTCGTGCAGCACCTCGTAGTAGGCGATTTCCGGCTGGTAGCCGGCTTCCACCAGCACTTCGAAGCCGGCCTGGACCAGCGAGGAGGCGCCGCCGCACAGCACCGCCTGCTCGCCGAACAGGTCGGTCTCGGTCTCTTCCTTGAAGGTGGTCTGGATCAGGTTGGCGCGGGCGCCGCCCAGGCCGGCGGCGTACGCGAGCGCGAACTGCTCGGCCTTGCCGCTGCAGTCCTGGTACACCGCCCAGATGCACGGCACGCCGCGGCCGATCTCGTACTCGCGGCGCACCAGCGCGCCCGGACCCTTGGGCGCGACCAGCACCACGTCCAGGTCGGCGCGCGGCTTGATCATGTCGAAATGCACGTTCAGCCCGTGCGCGAACAGCAGGCAGGCGCCCTGCTTCATGTTCGGCGCCAGCACCTCGTCGTACAGCGTCTTCTGCACCATGTCCGGGGCCAGCACCGCGACCAGGTCGGCGTCCTTGACCGCCTCGGCGGGGCGCTTCACCACGAAGCCGTCGGCCTGCGCCTTGGCTTCGGTCGGGCCGCCCGCGCGCAGGCCGACGGTGACGTCGAAGCCGGACTCGCGCAGGTTCAGCGCGTGCGCGCGGCCCTGGCTGCCATAACCGACGATGGCGATCTTGGTGGTGGGTTGGACGGAACTGGTCATGGGGCGGATTTCCTCGGGAGGGTGTGGGTAGGGGCGTTTCGCGGTGACTTAAAGTTTTCGCGGTTACCAAAATGAAAAACCCCGCGCCGTTGCCGGTGCGGGGTCTGATCGAATCGAGGCTGCTTGTCGCTTACATGCCGGTTCGTCCCGCACTTGTGGTCGAGGTAATAAGCACGAGTACGAGCAGCGACGCAGCGGCATCCGCGCGCAACGCGGCGGCGGGCAGGCGGGTCGGCTTCTGGCTGGTGTGGCGCTGCAACATGCGGCGAGGTAACCATGGGCTCGGCAGGGCTGTCAACCCTGGTCCGGGCGCGCCGCGGCGAATGTGCCGAAAACCGCGCCAGCACTGCATCGTTACGCCTGAAACGGTATGCCGGCACAGTGCGTGCCCGGCCGATTGCGCGGAAACTCGCCCCGTTCGCGCCGCGCTGCGCACCGGGTGGCGGCGCAGGCGGCGCTGGCCTCGCTCGGCGCACCAACCGTGCGGCGGCACCAACCGGCGCGGGAGGCCGGGCAGTCCCTGGCGCCACCTGCGCGCGCGCCGCAGCTGCAGCACCGGCATTGCGCAAGATCCATCGGGCGCCGACGGCGCCGCTGCCGCGGCGCGTGCGGCGACACTCGGTTGGGGTGGCGCGGGATCCGCGGTGGGGAAGCACAGGTCCGTCAGGCGCCGGCAGCAGCGCGGCCAGCGCCAGGTTGAAGTTGGACAGCCACTTGATGCCGCGCTCCACGCCGCTGGCGGTGGAGGCCATGTACAGCACGAAGGCCACGGCGATGATGCCCATCTGCACGGGCATACTTGCCCTCCACGCCGATCGCGGTGGCGGCGGCCGACGACCGGCTGCGGCATTGTCGCCGACCAGCCCGCGGCCTTGCCTGCTGGAGTGAGCCACGGCGAATCCCGCACAAAAAACACCACCGGGGATGAGCCGGCGGCAGGGAGAGACGTCCTTCTTGTGCGGCCCAGCCCAGGCGCGGCATGTCGCCGTGGTTTGCCGGAGCGCCGCGCGCGGCGGGGCTGACACGAGGCTGGGCAGACTACGAGCAGCTGATGCACCGGCTGAAGATCGAGGTGTGGTTCGCCGACCCGCATGCGCCGTGGCGGCGCGGCAGCAACGAGAACACCAACGGCTTGCTGCGCCAGTTCTTGCCCAAGGGCGCGGACCTGTCGCAGGCCCGTCAGGAATACCTCAATCACCTGGCCAAGCGGATGAATGGACGTGCGCGCCAGACACTGGGTTGGGCTACACCGGCCGCGGCTCTGGAGAAGGAAATCCTCCAATTCAGATCACGCGTTGCACTTGATTCTTGAGACCGCCCTGGTCCGGTTGTGCGGCGATTCAGCTGCGCCCGGTTGGCGGCGGCGCGAGAAAGGGGTCTAATAGCGGCAGAAGCGGGGGTACCGTCGGCGCAGGCCGCGGTTGAGACAGTCCCTTCGAACCTGATCCGGTTGATACCGGCGTAGGGAAGCTTCGCAAGCCCGGTCCGTGCGCCTCCCGCGCCGGGGCCGTGCCCGCGCCGCCGCTTCGTCCGTGATGCGAGTCCGCTCGCAACCGCCCGCACCCGCTGTGGGCCTCCACAACCAGGACGAATGCCGATGAATGCCTTACCCAGCCCGTTGCTGCAGCAGGCCGAGACCTTGTCCGCGTCGGTGACCCGGCCGATTCCCGGTTCGCGCAAGATCTTCGTGCCAGGCTCGCGTCCCGACCTGCGCGTGCCGATGCGCGAGATCGCCCTAAGCCGCTCCCCGGCCCTGTTCGGCGGCGAAGACAATCCGCCGGTCACCGTCTATGACACCTCCGGCCCGTACACCGATCCGGACGCGGCGATCGACCTGCGCGCCGGGCTGCCGCCGTTGCGCGCGCGCTGGATCGAGGAACGCGGCGATACCGCCGCGCTGGACCGGCTCAGCTCCGATTTCGGCCGTGACCGCGAGCGCAACGCGCGGCTGGACGCGGTGCGCTTCCCGGCCCTGCAGTTGCCGCGGCGCGCGCTGGCCGGCGCCAACGTCACCCAGATGCACTATGCGCGGCGCGGCATCGTCACCCCGGAGATGGAGTTCGTCGCGATCCGCGAGAACCAGCGGCTGCAGGCGGCGTGCGCCGCGCTGCCGCGCAGGCAGCATCCCGGCGAGGCGTTCGGCGCCAGCATCCAGCACGCCATCACGCCCGAGTTCGTGCGCGCGGAGATCGCCCGCGGCCGCGCCATCCTGCCCAGCAACATCAATCACCCGGAGAGCGAGCCGATGATCATCGGCCGCAACTTCCTGACCAAGATCAACGCCAACATCGGCAACAGCGCGCTCAGTTCGGGCATCGCCGAAGAGGTGGAGAAACTGGTATGGGCGATCCGCTGGGGCGGGGATACAGTGATGGACCTGTCCACCGGCAAGCACATCCATGAGACCCGCGAGTGGATCGTGCGCAATTCGCCGGTGCCGATCGGCACGGTGCCGATCTACCAGGCGCTGGAGAAGGTCGACGGCCGCGCCGAGGAACTGACCTGGGAGATCTTCCGCGACACGCTGGTCGAACAGGCCGAGCAGGGCGTGGACTATTTCACCATCCATGCCGGGGTGCTGGCGCGCTACGTGCCGCTGGCCGCCGGGCGCGTCACCGGCATCGTCTCGCGCGGCGGCTCGATCCTGGCCAAGTGGTGCCTGGCACACCACCGCGAAAACTTCCTCTATACCCATTTCGAGGACATCTGCGAAATCATGCAGGCCTACGACGTGGCCTTCTCGCTGGGCGACGGGCTGCGCCCGGGCTGCATCGCCGACGCCAACGACGCGGCGCAGTTCGGCGAGCTGGAAACGCTGGGCGAACTGACCAGGATCGCGTGGAAGCACGACGTGCAGACCATGGTCGAAGGCCCCGGCCACGTGCCGATGCAGTTGATCAAGCAGAACATGGACAAGCAGCTGCGCGAGTGCGGCGAGGCCCCGTTCTACACGCTGGGGCCGCTGACCACCGACATCGCGCCCGGCTACGACCACATCACCTCGGCGATCGGCGCGGCGATGATCGGCTGGTTCGGCACCGCGATGCTGTGCTACGTGACGCCCAAGGAGCATCTGGGCCTGCCCAACCGCCAGGACGTGCGCGACGGCATCATGGCCTACAAGATCGCCGCGCATGCCGCCGACCTGGCCAAGGGCCATCCCGGCGCGCAGGTGCGCGACAACGCGCTGTCCAAGGCGCGCTTCGAGTTCCGCTGGGACGACCAGT encodes:
- a CDS encoding 2-isopropylmalate synthase encodes the protein MNTSASSQTPRIRIFDTTLRDGEQSPGCSMTPPQKLVMARALAELGVDVIETGFPASSQSDREAMALIGRELREPTLAVLSRCLATDIQTSARALEAAARPRLHVFLSTSPLHREHKLRMSREQVLESVRKHVSLARQYVDDVEFSAEDATRTEENFLAEVTTVAIAAGATTINLPDTVGFTTPEEIRGLFARLIASVPGAERVIFSTHCHNDLGLAVANSLAAVEGGARQVECTINGIGERAGNCALEEIAMALKVRNAFYAIDTAINTQRIVASSQLLQRLVGMPVQRNKAIVGGNAFAHESGIHQHGMLRHRGTYEIMRPEDVGWESSQMVLGRHSGRAAVEQRLRALGYVLEEAELNLAFDTFKALCEQQRVVNDADLQAMMQDAPESQGYRLSSMTVSDRGQRASAQVELSDPDGQRVSERAEGDGPVDALFAALAAATGVQLTLDSYQVHSVGIGADARGEASLSVRHGETEYDGSGTSRDIIEASALAWLDVANRVLRQRQGAQAGAATAAA
- a CDS encoding threonine dehydratase gives rise to the protein MPDRGRPAPKEPDVGDVAVSVADVLAAQARLRRYLPPTPLHYAERFGVWLKLENLQRTGSYKVRGALNALLAGLERGDERTIICASAGNHAQGVAWAAHRLGAQAITVMPHGAPQTKIAGVAHWGATVRQHGNSYDEAYGFARDLAEQNGYRFLSAFDDPDVIAGQGTVGIELAAHAPDVVIVPIGGGGLAAGVALALRSQGVRIVGAQVEGVDSMARAIRGDLRAIDPLPTLADGVKVKIPGFVTRRLCASLLDDVVIVREAELRETLVRLALEEHVIAEGAGALALAAGRRVAGKRKCAVVSGGNIDAGMLATLLSEVRPRAPRKPRRRSAERLRNQRAAAPPAPARPASPLPHPPATAAVEETIW
- a CDS encoding ACT domain-containing protein is translated as MRYQLDLVLKPAEGALLRAIGMAERRGFAPLSITGAPVADDAGRWHLQMVVDGSRPGESLRLQMEKVYDCESVRVTALDGTP
- the ilvG gene encoding acetolactate synthase 2 catalytic subunit — its product is MNSSAHGTPGNGARWLTQALEAEGVDTLFGYPGGTIMPFYDALVDSQLKHILVRHEQGAALAANGYARASGRVGVCVATSGPGASNLVTGIADAMLDSVPMICLTGQVATPLLGTDAFQELDVFGLTLPIVKHSFLVRRVEDLPQVVRDAFRIAREGRPGPVLIDLPKDVQLADASQLPEHVPAAVPAPPAPSAAALAEALAAIAGADKPVIYGGGGIALADAVDAFGQFVDATRIPTVLTLRGLGALPHGHPHYLGMLGMHGTRAANMAVQESDLLIVVGARFDDRATGKLAEFAPFARVIHLDADACEISKLRHADIAVPGDVAGALRALSAATITCEAWHARCVGHREKFGARYDAPGEDIYAPGLLKRLSELAPADTVIACDVGQHQMWVAQHCRFNHPRNHLTSGALGTMGFGLPAAMGAQFACPDRTVVLVSGDGSFMMNVQELVTIARCRLPVKIVLLDNSSLGMVRQWQELFFAERYSAIDLSDNPDFAALAQVFGIPAKRITARGQVEDGLADLLAQPGPALLHVAIDARANVWPLVPPNTANSTMLESNPATQRQEIPHAIPA
- the ilvC gene encoding ketol-acid reductoisomerase yields the protein MTSSVQPTTKIAIVGYGSQGRAHALNLRESGFDVTVGLRAGGPTEAKAQADGFVVKRPAEAVKDADLVAVLAPDMVQKTLYDEVLAPNMKQGACLLFAHGLNVHFDMIKPRADLDVVLVAPKGPGALVRREYEIGRGVPCIWAVYQDCSGKAEQFALAYAAGLGGARANLIQTTFKEETETDLFGEQAVLCGGASSLVQAGFEVLVEAGYQPEIAYYEVLHELKLIVDLFYEGGIARMLEFVSETAQYGDYVSGPRVIDAATKQRMRDVLTDIQNGTFTKNWVAEYDAGLPNYSKFKQADLEHPIEVVGKQLRAKMVWLNDQAAAKPTATGQQAA
- the thiC gene encoding phosphomethylpyrimidine synthase ThiC, which translates into the protein MNALPSPLLQQAETLSASVTRPIPGSRKIFVPGSRPDLRVPMREIALSRSPALFGGEDNPPVTVYDTSGPYTDPDAAIDLRAGLPPLRARWIEERGDTAALDRLSSDFGRDRERNARLDAVRFPALQLPRRALAGANVTQMHYARRGIVTPEMEFVAIRENQRLQAACAALPRRQHPGEAFGASIQHAITPEFVRAEIARGRAILPSNINHPESEPMIIGRNFLTKINANIGNSALSSGIAEEVEKLVWAIRWGGDTVMDLSTGKHIHETREWIVRNSPVPIGTVPIYQALEKVDGRAEELTWEIFRDTLVEQAEQGVDYFTIHAGVLARYVPLAAGRVTGIVSRGGSILAKWCLAHHRENFLYTHFEDICEIMQAYDVAFSLGDGLRPGCIADANDAAQFGELETLGELTRIAWKHDVQTMVEGPGHVPMQLIKQNMDKQLRECGEAPFYTLGPLTTDIAPGYDHITSAIGAAMIGWFGTAMLCYVTPKEHLGLPNRQDVRDGIMAYKIAAHAADLAKGHPGAQVRDNALSKARFEFRWDDQFHLGLDPEKAKEFHDETLPKDAHKLAHFCSMCGPHFCSMRISQDLRGAPGQDIQDLRDSAAAHAVDAGAAPHAAAAAAGKPEQVADAGAEIHGPT